One part of the Sorangiineae bacterium MSr11954 genome encodes these proteins:
- the pruA gene encoding L-glutamate gamma-semialdehyde dehydrogenase, translating into MLDLPLPRPLPHNEPVLSYASGSPERAALKARLASMAKEQPDVPHVVAGNELRDGAPYEVRAPHDHSLLLATCHDGGAAIATKAIDAALAAAPGWAATPFEERLRIFTRAAELLAGPWRPVLNAATMLGQSKTAYQAEIDAACELIDFLRFNVAYASRLVEQPISPPGISNTLELRPLEGFILAITPFNFTAIAGNLPSACALMGNVVVWKPAENQSLAAYHTMRLFEAAGLPPGVINVVYGNGATVAGTCLARPELAGVHFTGSTTVFQSIWRTVGENVARYRTYPRLVGETGGKDFVFAHTSAEIEALAVGLVRGAFEYQGQKCSAASRAYIPRSIWPKVRDLAVDHIKQIRMGDVTDFRNLMGAVINERAWTRLSGWRERLAGDPKAKILTGDGWSREKGWFAGPTLVELSDPAHPLLAEELFGPVLGVYVYDDSTESGVDAALDLVDRTSPYGLTGAVFARDRAAVAKAGARLRQAAGNFYVNDKPTGAVVGQQPFGGSRASGTNDKAGSAYNLLRWASPRVIKETFVPPTAVGYPSMLEE; encoded by the coding sequence ATGCTGGACTTGCCCCTTCCGAGACCCCTCCCCCACAACGAACCGGTACTGTCGTATGCGTCAGGCTCGCCCGAACGCGCTGCGTTGAAGGCTCGCCTCGCCAGCATGGCGAAGGAGCAGCCCGATGTGCCGCATGTGGTAGCCGGCAACGAGCTGCGGGATGGAGCGCCTTACGAGGTCCGCGCCCCGCACGATCACAGCCTCCTTCTCGCCACCTGCCACGATGGCGGCGCAGCCATCGCCACCAAGGCGATCGACGCCGCGCTGGCCGCGGCCCCCGGCTGGGCGGCCACCCCGTTCGAAGAGCGCCTGCGCATTTTCACGCGCGCGGCCGAGCTGCTCGCGGGGCCGTGGCGCCCGGTTCTCAACGCCGCCACCATGCTGGGCCAGAGCAAAACGGCCTATCAAGCGGAGATCGATGCGGCGTGCGAGCTCATCGATTTTCTGCGCTTCAACGTGGCGTACGCTTCGCGGCTGGTCGAGCAGCCCATCTCGCCCCCCGGCATCTCCAACACCCTCGAGCTTCGTCCGCTCGAAGGGTTCATCCTCGCCATCACGCCGTTCAACTTCACGGCCATCGCGGGCAACCTCCCCTCGGCGTGCGCGCTCATGGGCAATGTGGTCGTCTGGAAGCCGGCAGAGAACCAGAGCCTCGCCGCCTACCACACCATGCGCCTCTTCGAGGCCGCCGGTCTGCCGCCCGGCGTCATCAATGTCGTCTACGGCAACGGCGCCACCGTGGCCGGAACGTGCCTGGCGCGGCCCGAGCTCGCGGGCGTTCATTTCACGGGGTCGACCACCGTCTTTCAATCGATCTGGCGCACCGTCGGCGAGAACGTGGCGCGCTATCGAACCTACCCGCGCCTCGTGGGCGAAACCGGCGGAAAGGACTTCGTCTTCGCGCACACGTCGGCCGAAATCGAAGCGCTCGCCGTCGGCCTCGTCCGCGGCGCCTTCGAGTACCAAGGGCAAAAGTGCTCGGCCGCATCGCGCGCGTACATTCCGCGCTCCATCTGGCCGAAGGTGCGCGATCTCGCGGTCGACCACATCAAACAAATCCGCATGGGCGATGTCACGGACTTCCGCAACCTGATGGGCGCCGTGATCAACGAGCGCGCCTGGACCCGCCTGTCCGGCTGGCGCGAGCGCCTCGCCGGCGATCCCAAGGCGAAGATCCTCACCGGCGACGGTTGGTCGCGCGAAAAGGGTTGGTTCGCCGGGCCCACCTTGGTCGAGCTCTCCGATCCGGCGCACCCGCTGCTCGCCGAAGAGCTCTTCGGACCGGTGCTCGGCGTCTACGTCTACGACGACTCCACCGAGTCCGGGGTCGATGCGGCGCTCGATCTCGTGGACCGCACCAGCCCTTACGGCCTCACCGGCGCCGTGTTTGCGCGCGATCGCGCGGCGGTGGCCAAGGCCGGGGCGCGGCTTCGTCAGGCGGCCGGGAACTTCTATGTGAACGATAAGCCCACCGGCGCCGTCGTCGGACAACAGCCGTTCGGCGGCTCGCGCGCGTCGGGCACCAACGACAAGGCGGGCAGCGCGTACAACCTCCTGCGCTGGGCGAGCCCGCGGGT
- the argG gene encoding argininosuccinate synthase, whose translation MSRIYRSLPPAGTRIGLAFSGGLDTRAAVAWMSRQGLEVYAYTADLAQPDEKNPNDIPPIATEHGAKAARIIDCREALVREGLIAIQCGAFHLSVGGKKYFNTTPLGRVATTTAIVRAMREDGVNVFGDGSTHKGNDIQRFYRYGILVNPGLHIYKPWLDPAFVSAFGGRKEMSEYLVSLGLPYKMGTEKAYSTDANVLGATHEAKDLERLDVGMNIVEPIMGVAHWKKDVAIETERVTLEFEAGLPVAVNGQRYGSAYELFALCNQIGGRHGLGMSDQIENRVIDAKSRGIYEAPGMALLHIGYERLLSAIHNESSTDQYVTHGRRLGRLLYEGKWFDPEAMMIKDSLTRWIAPTITGKVILELRRGDDYSILETQAPYMAYDPDKLSMEKVESAFTPEDRIGALEMQNLNIADNRALLLRWMQAVQGLPAGESSKVVALLSNGDTNDEK comes from the coding sequence ATGAGCCGCATTTATCGATCGTTGCCCCCCGCTGGAACCCGCATCGGCCTTGCCTTCTCGGGTGGCCTCGATACGCGGGCCGCCGTTGCATGGATGTCACGGCAAGGACTCGAGGTGTACGCCTACACGGCCGACCTCGCGCAGCCGGACGAAAAGAACCCCAACGATATTCCCCCCATCGCCACCGAGCATGGCGCGAAGGCGGCTCGGATCATCGACTGCCGCGAGGCTTTGGTGCGCGAAGGGCTCATCGCGATTCAGTGTGGCGCCTTTCATCTGTCGGTCGGCGGAAAGAAGTACTTCAACACCACCCCGCTCGGACGTGTGGCCACCACCACCGCCATCGTGCGCGCCATGCGCGAAGACGGGGTGAACGTGTTCGGCGATGGCAGCACACACAAGGGCAACGACATCCAGCGCTTTTACCGTTACGGGATCCTCGTCAATCCCGGCCTGCACATCTACAAGCCCTGGCTCGACCCGGCCTTCGTGTCGGCCTTCGGCGGCCGCAAAGAGATGAGCGAGTACCTGGTCTCCTTGGGCCTCCCGTACAAAATGGGCACCGAGAAAGCCTACTCGACCGACGCCAATGTGCTCGGCGCCACCCACGAGGCCAAGGATCTGGAGCGCCTCGACGTGGGCATGAACATCGTGGAGCCCATCATGGGCGTCGCGCACTGGAAGAAGGACGTCGCCATCGAGACCGAGCGGGTCACCCTCGAGTTCGAGGCCGGCCTCCCGGTGGCCGTGAACGGACAGCGCTACGGCTCGGCCTACGAGCTATTTGCATTGTGCAATCAAATCGGCGGCCGCCACGGGCTCGGCATGAGCGACCAGATCGAGAACCGGGTCATCGACGCCAAGAGCCGCGGCATTTACGAGGCGCCTGGAATGGCGCTTTTGCACATCGGCTACGAGCGGCTGCTTTCGGCCATCCACAACGAGTCGAGCACCGATCAATACGTCACGCACGGACGGCGCCTCGGCCGTCTCTTGTACGAGGGCAAGTGGTTCGACCCCGAGGCCATGATGATCAAGGACTCGCTCACCCGATGGATCGCGCCCACCATCACGGGCAAGGTCATTTTGGAGCTTCGCCGCGGCGACGACTACTCCATCCTGGAGACGCAGGCTCCGTACATGGCCTACGATCCGGACAAGCTCTCGATGGAAAAGGTCGAGAGCGCGTTCACGCCCGAGGACCGCATCGGCGCGCTGGAGATGCAGAACCTCAACATCGCCGACAACCGCGCGCTGCTCCTGCGCTGGATGCAGGCCGTGCAAGGGCTGCCTGCCGGAGAGAGCAGCAAGGTCGTCGCGCTCTTGAGCAACGGCGACACGAACGACGAGAAGTGA
- a CDS encoding ABC transporter substrate-binding protein — MVAPALRIISLLPSATEMVCAVGAAAELVGISHECDYPEEIRDRPVLTAARISPLGTSRAIDAAVRAVVHEALSIYAVDERTLGELAPDVIVTQDLCEVCAVSLDDVRSAVARLAHRDSVRIVSLSPTRLEHVWGDIQTVASALGRPQRGAEVRAELEARVRAIAERAAMATSRPRVVSIEWLDPIMLGGTWMPELIALAGGTPVGASAGQPAPTVTAEALAKLEPDVVVVKPCGFTLARTMEERGIIEETIAGAVSAAGSRIYVSDGNAFFNRPGPRLVESLEIMAACVHPELFEDFAVKHTAALHALPLR, encoded by the coding sequence ATGGTCGCACCGGCTCTTCGCATCATTTCGCTCCTGCCCTCGGCCACCGAGATGGTCTGCGCGGTGGGGGCCGCCGCCGAGCTCGTGGGCATCTCGCACGAGTGCGATTATCCCGAGGAGATCCGCGATCGCCCGGTGCTCACCGCCGCGCGCATCTCGCCCCTCGGCACCAGCCGCGCGATTGACGCGGCCGTCCGCGCGGTGGTCCACGAGGCGCTGAGCATCTACGCGGTGGACGAGCGAACCCTGGGGGAGCTCGCGCCCGACGTGATCGTCACCCAAGATTTGTGCGAAGTGTGCGCCGTGTCGCTCGACGACGTGCGCAGCGCGGTGGCGCGACTCGCCCATCGCGACAGCGTTCGCATCGTGAGCCTGAGCCCGACCCGCCTCGAGCACGTGTGGGGCGACATCCAAACGGTGGCGAGCGCGCTCGGCCGCCCCCAGCGCGGCGCCGAGGTGCGGGCCGAGCTCGAGGCGCGTGTTCGTGCGATCGCGGAGCGCGCTGCGATGGCGACGTCGCGCCCGCGGGTGGTGTCGATCGAGTGGCTCGATCCGATCATGCTCGGCGGGACGTGGATGCCGGAGCTGATCGCGCTCGCGGGTGGAACGCCGGTGGGGGCGAGCGCGGGGCAGCCGGCGCCCACGGTGACGGCGGAGGCGCTCGCGAAGCTCGAGCCCGATGTCGTGGTGGTCAAGCCGTGCGGGTTTACCTTGGCGCGGACGATGGAGGAGCGCGGCATCATCGAGGAGACGATCGCCGGGGCGGTCTCGGCGGCGGGCTCGCGCATTTACGTGTCGGATGGAAATGCGTTCTTCAACCGCCCCGGCCCGCGCCTGGTCGAATCGCTGGAAATCATGGCGGCGTGCGTGCACCCGGAGCTGTTCGAAGACTTCGCCGTCAAGCACACCGCCGCGCTGCACGCGCTCCCTCTGCGCTGA
- the crcB gene encoding fluoride efflux transporter CrcB — MAQVLLVGFAGGLGTVARYVVGLWAAKTLGTGFPYGTLLVNVAGCFLMSFIAELALSTALIPPTLRLTLATGFLGGFTTYSSFNQETTHLLRQPAWLTGAANLGVTLVGCFVAGLLGLALAKRIALLV, encoded by the coding sequence ATGGCACAGGTACTCCTCGTCGGATTTGCAGGCGGACTCGGAACGGTGGCCCGCTACGTGGTGGGCCTCTGGGCGGCGAAGACCTTGGGGACGGGCTTTCCGTACGGCACCCTGCTCGTGAATGTGGCGGGCTGCTTTCTCATGTCGTTCATCGCCGAGCTGGCGCTGTCGACCGCGCTGATCCCGCCCACCTTGCGCCTGACCTTGGCGACGGGGTTTCTTGGCGGCTTTACGACGTACTCGAGCTTCAACCAGGAGACGACCCATCTGCTTCGTCAGCCCGCCTGGCTCACGGGCGCCGCCAACTTGGGGGTCACCTTGGTGGGGTGCTTCGTTGCGGGGCTTCTGGGCTTGGCGCTGGCCAAGCGGATCGCGCTGCTGGTTTAG
- a CDS encoding anthranilate synthase component I family protein: MPLDRAAFAAHVAAGYNQVPLVVATDRGALGPVDLLRALPEEHRFLLESTRVSEEGRYSILGAEPFATFRAKGPRYWIGGRAFEGDPIAALKSVMQQWRGLRLPGMPLFSGGAVGFFGYGASRYFQGLPPHPHDDLGVADIAFHFVDAFFAFDHGADRILAIATGDDYDACQRRVDSLLEVIERARRRSRSAGALAAPGSPAVRAGEAWRPSAAYTSNFTKEEYLGAVARIQSYIRTGDTYQVNLSQRLEAEYGGGGLDLYETLSRIDPVHFASYFAWGDLEIVSASPERLVRVEGGRAFTRPIAGTRRRGGDEENARFLHELRTCEKELSEHVMLVDLARNDLGRVCRFGSVHVSKLMEIANYAHVMHIESEVVGDVAPEMGLIDVTASLFPGGTITGVPKIRTMEIIAELEPHARGLYTGSIGYLSFAGEMDLNIAIRTIVLKDRRAYVQVGGGVVIDSDPEREFKETLNKARSLLLALGQAGAQAQAAAGAPAKPAARSAWPAPSPEAPQRSTPPR, from the coding sequence ATGCCTCTGGATCGAGCAGCGTTCGCGGCGCACGTCGCCGCGGGTTACAACCAAGTTCCGCTGGTGGTCGCCACCGACCGAGGCGCGCTCGGGCCCGTGGATCTCCTGCGCGCGCTGCCCGAAGAGCATCGCTTTTTGCTCGAGAGCACGCGCGTCTCGGAGGAGGGCCGCTACTCCATCCTGGGCGCGGAGCCCTTCGCGACCTTTCGCGCCAAGGGCCCCCGCTACTGGATCGGCGGGCGCGCGTTCGAGGGCGATCCCATCGCCGCGTTGAAGAGCGTGATGCAGCAGTGGCGCGGGCTCCGACTGCCCGGGATGCCGCTCTTCTCGGGCGGCGCCGTGGGCTTCTTCGGCTATGGCGCGAGCCGGTATTTCCAGGGTCTGCCGCCGCACCCCCACGACGATCTGGGGGTGGCGGACATCGCGTTTCACTTCGTCGACGCGTTCTTTGCGTTCGATCACGGAGCGGATCGCATCCTCGCGATCGCCACCGGCGACGACTACGATGCGTGCCAGAGGCGGGTGGATTCGCTGCTCGAGGTGATCGAGCGCGCGCGGCGGAGGTCGCGTTCGGCGGGTGCGCTGGCCGCGCCGGGCTCGCCGGCGGTGCGCGCGGGCGAGGCGTGGCGGCCGTCGGCGGCGTACACGTCGAACTTCACCAAAGAGGAGTACCTGGGCGCCGTCGCGCGAATTCAGTCGTACATCCGCACGGGCGATACCTACCAAGTGAACCTGTCGCAGCGGCTCGAAGCGGAGTACGGCGGCGGGGGGCTCGATTTGTACGAGACGTTGTCGCGCATCGATCCCGTGCATTTTGCAAGTTATTTTGCGTGGGGCGATCTGGAGATCGTGAGCGCCTCCCCCGAGCGCCTGGTGCGCGTGGAAGGTGGAAGGGCCTTCACCCGCCCCATCGCCGGGACGCGAAGGCGCGGCGGCGACGAGGAGAACGCGCGCTTCCTCCACGAGCTGCGCACGTGTGAAAAAGAGCTCTCCGAGCACGTGATGCTCGTCGACCTCGCGCGCAACGATCTCGGGAGGGTCTGCCGCTTCGGCAGCGTTCACGTCTCGAAGCTCATGGAGATCGCGAACTACGCGCACGTGATGCACATCGAGTCGGAGGTGGTGGGCGACGTGGCCCCGGAGATGGGCCTGATCGACGTCACGGCGTCCCTCTTCCCGGGCGGGACCATCACCGGCGTGCCCAAGATCCGCACCATGGAAATCATCGCCGAGCTGGAGCCGCACGCCCGCGGGCTCTACACCGGATCCATCGGATATCTCTCGTTTGCCGGGGAGATGGATCTGAACATCGCGATCCGCACCATCGTGCTCAAAGACCGGCGCGCCTATGTGCAAGTGGGCGGCGGGGTGGTCATCGACTCCGATCCGGAGCGCGAGTTCAAAGAGACGTTGAACAAAGCGCGCTCCTTGCTGCTCGCGCTCGGCCAAGCGGGCGCGCAGGCGCAGGCCGCGGCGGGCGCGCCCGCTAAACCAGCAGCGCGATCCGCTTGGCCAGCGCCAAGCCCAGAAGCCCCGCAACGAAGCACCCCACCAAGGTGA
- a CDS encoding LeuA family protein codes for MEKANISDLVYDWNEVERKGRLIPKGFTFFDETLRDGIQNPSVIDPCIEDKLVLVHLMDDLGIAAADIGLPGASKRAFDHCLRICKEIVDNKLKLQVACAGRTVTSDITPMIELSQRAGIPIEVYAFIGSSPIRQYTEEWDVSLIAKRSCEAIDVAVKAGLPVAYVTEDTTRSRPEVLTTLFRAAIDHGATRICLADTVGHATPDGVHNLIRFTKDVIIGLGATNIGIDWHGHNDRGFALENAIWALEFGADRVHATALGIGERVGNVAMELLLMNMKLLGQLGDQDLTKLLEYVETAASALGWHIPINYPLVGRDAFRTATGVHAAAITKALNKGDDWLADRIYSGVPAGAFGRSQEICIGFMSGASNVNHWLRKRGIDGSEKLVQEILAAAKSQDHIMTDEEVFKVIARVNSENGSTVVGGEAPRKIASSS; via the coding sequence ATGGAGAAAGCGAACATTTCGGACCTCGTTTATGACTGGAACGAGGTCGAGCGAAAGGGGCGTCTCATCCCGAAGGGGTTTACCTTCTTCGACGAAACACTGCGGGATGGGATCCAGAATCCGTCGGTGATCGATCCATGCATCGAGGACAAGCTCGTCCTCGTGCACCTGATGGACGACCTCGGCATCGCCGCGGCCGACATCGGGCTTCCGGGCGCCTCCAAGCGCGCCTTCGATCATTGTCTGCGCATCTGCAAAGAGATCGTCGACAACAAGTTGAAGCTCCAGGTGGCCTGCGCGGGGCGCACGGTGACGAGCGACATCACGCCGATGATCGAGCTCTCGCAGCGCGCCGGCATCCCCATCGAGGTCTACGCCTTCATCGGCTCGAGCCCCATCCGCCAGTACACCGAGGAGTGGGACGTCTCGCTCATCGCCAAGCGCAGCTGCGAAGCCATCGACGTGGCGGTCAAGGCGGGCCTGCCGGTCGCCTATGTGACCGAGGACACCACGCGCTCGCGGCCCGAGGTGCTCACCACCTTGTTCCGCGCGGCCATCGACCACGGCGCCACGCGCATCTGCCTGGCCGACACCGTGGGGCATGCCACGCCGGACGGGGTGCACAACCTGATTCGCTTCACGAAGGACGTGATCATCGGCTTGGGCGCCACCAACATCGGCATCGACTGGCATGGCCACAACGATCGCGGCTTCGCCCTGGAGAACGCCATCTGGGCGCTGGAGTTCGGGGCCGATCGGGTGCACGCGACCGCGCTGGGCATCGGCGAGCGGGTGGGCAACGTGGCCATGGAGCTCCTGCTCATGAACATGAAGCTGCTCGGCCAGCTGGGCGACCAAGATCTGACCAAGCTGCTCGAGTACGTCGAAACCGCCGCGTCCGCTCTCGGGTGGCACATTCCCATCAACTATCCGCTGGTCGGCCGCGACGCCTTCCGCACGGCCACCGGCGTGCACGCGGCGGCCATCACCAAGGCGCTGAACAAAGGCGACGATTGGCTGGCGGACCGCATTTACAGCGGTGTCCCCGCGGGGGCCTTCGGGCGTTCGCAAGAGATCTGCATCGGTTTCATGAGCGGCGCCTCCAACGTGAATCACTGGCTCCGCAAGCGCGGCATTGACGGCTCGGAGAAACTCGTCCAAGAGATCCTCGCGGCGGCCAAGTCGCAGGATCACATCATGACGGACGAAGAGGTCTTCAAGGTCATCGCGCGCGTCAACAGCGAAAACGGCAGCACCGTCGTTGGCGGCGAAGCACCCCGAAAGATCGCGTCGTCGTCGTAA
- a CDS encoding nucleotide exchange factor GrpE, giving the protein MTEKEVNNADEAIGPSSPDLGEEKDASVSTSSTTSNAPKSTGEAGEACEDALAEARLEAARLKDMWMRTAAEFDNFRKRSRRETDDARKLGQEEILRELLPVFDNIERGIQGAQRAQEVKAVVDGLQMILKQFESTLGKINIKKVPSVGTPFDPAVHEAIQQVETDQHPSGTVIFEVQPGYLQGEKLVRAAMVVVAKAKSVNATGQDGSANGTS; this is encoded by the coding sequence ATGACGGAGAAGGAAGTGAACAACGCGGATGAAGCCATTGGTCCCTCCTCCCCCGACCTCGGGGAGGAAAAGGATGCGAGCGTGAGCACCTCGAGCACCACGAGCAACGCTCCGAAATCGACCGGTGAAGCCGGCGAGGCGTGCGAAGACGCGCTCGCCGAAGCCCGCCTCGAGGCCGCGCGCCTCAAGGACATGTGGATGCGCACGGCCGCCGAGTTCGATAATTTTCGAAAGCGTTCGCGGCGCGAGACCGACGACGCGCGAAAGCTCGGCCAAGAGGAGATCCTGCGCGAGCTGCTCCCCGTGTTCGACAACATCGAACGCGGCATCCAGGGCGCCCAGCGCGCCCAAGAGGTGAAGGCCGTCGTCGACGGGCTGCAGATGATCCTGAAGCAGTTCGAGTCGACCCTCGGCAAGATCAACATCAAAAAGGTGCCCTCGGTCGGCACCCCGTTCGACCCCGCGGTGCACGAAGCCATTCAACAGGTCGAGACGGATCAACACCCCAGCGGCACCGTGATTTTCGAGGTGCAACCCGGCTATTTGCAGGGCGAAAAACTGGTTCGCGCGGCGATGGTCGTGGTGGCAAAAGCGAAGAGCGTCAACGCAACCGGTCAAGACGGAAGCGCGAACGGAACGTCGTGA
- a CDS encoding RNA methyltransferase: MRRRSLGVLNKEELVSERILRVEKLDPAGVVRVLEPFVNDRRRARLLDVIGQRIGSIAVLFESPHDPHNGAAVLRTCEAFGIQRLHVIESREAFLAAASVARGAEKWVDIVPHRTVEGALDAAKTADLELIATHPQGELAPEDLARIPRFALVLGNERDGISARLTAACPRAVRVPMRGFVESLNVSVTAAILLAGATHGRPGDLDEAARLRLYARGLYLSTSHADDLLAQAGFSV, translated from the coding sequence ATGCGTCGCCGCAGTTTAGGAGTACTGAACAAAGAGGAGCTTGTCTCGGAGCGGATCTTACGGGTCGAAAAACTCGATCCGGCGGGCGTGGTCCGCGTCCTCGAGCCCTTCGTGAACGACCGCCGGCGCGCGCGGCTCCTGGACGTCATCGGCCAGCGGATCGGGAGCATCGCGGTGCTCTTCGAGTCGCCGCACGATCCCCACAATGGCGCGGCGGTGCTGCGCACCTGCGAGGCGTTCGGCATCCAGCGGCTGCACGTCATCGAGTCGCGCGAGGCTTTTCTGGCGGCGGCCTCCGTGGCGCGCGGCGCGGAGAAGTGGGTCGATATCGTCCCCCATCGCACGGTCGAAGGGGCGCTCGACGCGGCCAAGACAGCGGACCTGGAATTAATCGCTACCCACCCCCAGGGGGAGCTCGCGCCGGAGGATCTGGCGCGGATCCCCCGGTTTGCCCTGGTCCTCGGCAATGAGCGCGACGGAATCAGCGCCCGCCTCACGGCCGCGTGCCCGAGGGCGGTCCGGGTCCCCATGCGGGGCTTCGTGGAGAGCCTCAATGTGAGCGTCACGGCCGCCATTCTACTGGCGGGCGCCACGCATGGCCGCCCGGGGGATCTCGACGAGGCGGCGCGGCTGCGCCTCTACGCCCGAGGTCTGTACCTCTCGACATCGCATGCGGACGACCTCCTGGCGCAGGCGGGATTTTCGGTATAG